tAGCGCATAATATAGCAACAACAAATTAAACTCATGccactaattttttaatataaaaaagagtggattctttttcttcaccatatcatatatatatatatatatatatatatatatatatataattttaaaagcatGTTTTCAGAGTAAACCACAAACTGTCATGTGGCGCATTTTTGTGAAAAGTTCTAATATAATTTGATAATAGTATAGTTTATTGTATtccaatattatatatataaaacagttATGAGAAGTTCTAATATAACTTGATAATAGTATAACTTATTatgttataatattatatatataaagcactTTCGTGAAAAATTTCAATAGATAATAAATTactcaaaaattattataactaaaagTTGGTAACAACACTCCCATGCATCGCATGGGTCAAttgctagtatatatatatagagagagaaatgtatTTACATAgcttcgtttcgtttattttttaaaaaataaacttagctggaaaaataaaactatcatATTTTCAACTCGTAACCTCGATACTAATCATCAACTCTTTTGCCATTTACGACAGCGACATTAAATTTCTCAACTATTTTTCTCAATTCCACTTTGTTGTACGTTACTGTATAGTGTATATAGCCCACACTAATCCCAATTCTCCTAAATATACATCCGTATTATCATCGAGATCTGCTCAAGAAGCGCTTTTTAGAAAAGCCTTGGGGTTTACTCTGGATCTAATATAGTAATACATAGTTACATACTCGATCAATGGAACCCCTACATGTCCCTCTTTTTGCCTCTTCCATTCCCCTAAAAGGGCAATAGAAGTAGAAAAATCCATATTGTTTTATCCTAATCTCTCTTACTCCCTCTCCTCGCCATCCCCTATATAAATACTTGTTTGTATGATCTTCTTAATATCTAACCATGCATCTTTAAATAGTTTCCTCTTTACTTACTTTACACACACAAAACCGAAGTTTTAGTGATAGTACAAGTAAAGCTCCATGACCATGTCCTCTCTAGTTCGCCTCTTCTTCAtcctctctctttgttttcCTAGCATTATTTCCGGCTCATGCGAAGGTCGCCGAGTAAGTCCACAAGCCAAAGATTTGAGCCCATCATCTCCTCACTCAAGCAAGGTTGGTGCATGATCACACCCTTTTAGCTTAGCTCTCTTGGTGCAACACTATTTACACAATTCCTAGctagttacactatttttcttagCTCATTCCAagtaatttttcttctctccttTTCGCGATCAGTGCGATGCGAGGACGAAGAATGATGAGACTGCAACAACGGAGAAGCAGACGACGGTCGGGCGAAGATGGGTGCCAGCAGGTGCTGCTCAAATCCCTTCAGCTTCTAGGGTTTCAGTGTGTTTTCCATATTGCCATGGAGGGCACAAGGAGCACCCAGGGTTTCATGTGGATTATGCTGAGCCCCATCCCAACCCTCCTTCTAGCAACTGAAGCCATGCACTTACAAGCTGTTTGCATGCACCCTCCAATTATCTCTTCATGCATTTTCCTACTGCAGTAAGTTTTGGgcctctacatatatatatgcatctgTCACACTTCAATCCATGCATATTTCTCTTTAGATTAAAAAGCAACCATTACACCATATAAGTAGCTAGGCTATATATTATGCATTTTGCATGCATTCTTACTTACTGATATGTCCTCTTTTGATTGTATTATAGATAATGctctagtgatcaaaagattacattattttttacctCATCTACAAGGccaaagatttttatttttatttttatttttatttttttgagagagagaaagatagcattgctatctgttttgtttattCTATTAGAAATGAACTTGATTAgtcaaaaatatgaaacaagTCCTTTGCCAATCGTGCTAGGGTCGATGGGTTAAAGAGCCAAACTTGATCTCAATTTGTAATGGATTTTCTTTTAAGTCACATTCTTAATTTCTCCAATTCATTATAAGCATTTCCTGAGTTCGATTGGTAGAAATGTacaaaacttatttgaactatgaacCATTTCAAATCGACtacttaatctttcaaaattttgattttattatccaatctttcaatttatttgatttaagtcagtcaacagtattttgacttcaaaatttaagctaattacttactttaatggatttatagttgcgaaaattatatgaagtagactaaatatatttgtaaagataaattacgcattcaaagtttaaagtcaaagtgtcaTTGATTGACTCATAACAagcaaattgaaaagttggatagtaaaattaaaattttgaaatattagataAACGATATAAAATGGTCCAtagtacaaataaattttatacatttttattggTTTGATGTTGGGAAAGgttgcactatttaaaagaGAATTAAAGTTGAAGGCTCTATTTCATCCATTGATGATCActtgtttaatttgtaatttgtatTGTAATTAACAATTTGTTACACTACTCATGTACTAATTAGTGAGCCTGCTATAACTCCGAACGAAAGAAACGGAAAAATaaaagcttcaatttgaagtttctatttagctatcaaaaagaaaaaaaatgttggacAGATTTTAGTAGATTTGTTTTTTGTAAATTAATCTTTCTTCCGACAAAGTTTTAATAGACAATCTCTTCCGAGTTTTTAGCATTAAAAAATAAGAGTAATAAAACTAGTGCGAAAAAATTGGCCCATCAATGGTGACATCGTAAAATGCACATCCAAAAGTGGATGCATTTGCATGCAATAGACATTGTGAAATGCACATCCAAAAGTGGATGCATTTGTAGCATTGCACgaaggatttaagtaccgtggTACGGGATCGTACTGAAAATTtaccggcacggtacggcatgaTGTGTACCGAgccgtgccggtcaaaaaaattcttgtgtgccgacacataataacatgaaatatttattttctttagcaacaaaatattctaactatttattatgtctttttatcacatattttaaactttattaagaaaattacttactaatttaaagaatagaaagttttgagctgtgctatCGGTATGGAGTCTGTATCGTGTTGGTATCTAGTTGGCACGGTACGATACAGTAGATACGACCCATGCCGACGGTCACTTAAAATCTTGCATTGCATGCTCTTTGTGCTTTTACATCACCTGTGAATTTGTGATGTGATCAACAAACAGGCAAAAAAAGGCTTTGAAATCCCAATGTATGGGCTCTTGACTCTAATACTATCATAAGAATTAATTACAACTCTTAAGCAATATAAACTAATCAAAAATGATGCTCCAACATTCAACCTTGTAACTCAATATCTAGTTTAATATTACAAAGTTTTTGGCTTTTCCTAAAACCCTTGGTAGTTGCCCATGTGCATTTAGGACACAAATTACCAAGAAATTGCTGTGGCAAACTCGGATACAAATCCATTTGTTTTAAGTTTTCCAAGAATGTTCCCCCTCAATGACATTTAAATACAAACAAATCGACACTTCAAACTGGTCCCTCACCATCAAAACAATGCAATGACAGTGCAAGAATggttagttaaaaataaaattgcctGCTTCGAAGAACACACCGATCACACCCCGGTTGAGTAGAAAACCAACTTCGAGTGCTTCCCGTGTTATCGCCTATCGGAAGATTAGGATCGCTCGCCACCACATGGGTTGAATGTTTGTTTTGAAGTTTCTACACTAGAGAGCATCATTAGCTACAGCTCACCACGAAGGGATTAACAGCATTTATAAATTGAGGGGTCCTAATCCCGAGCTTTAGATCAACTTCTCCACCGCCCAACCAGAAAAAGTTTGGCTCCAACTTGGCGATCGCTTCATCTAAAATTACCTGCAACAAACACAATGTCATGAATCTTGCAGCCtgcagaattaaaaaaaaaaaattgacgaaGTTCTCTTACCGAGATAATTGAAATAAATACTTCCTATAGTGAAATCTACGAATGATATTTGTCACATTTTCTCTAGAATCTAGTTTCTGATTTCTAAATTCATGTGTCCAGCTTTAAGGTACAGCTAGTTGTGTAAGattgaaggaaaagaagattGGATTACCGGAATGTTTGTTTTCATTCCAATACATGTCACTGCGTTATGCACATATCCTGTGAGTGCAACCGACTCCTCTTCTGGTGCAAGCCTAACTGCGTCAAGGGAAAAGCATGGAAATTGGGTGACAAATTCCCCAAAGGATTCAGACAAAAGCAACAAGAAGCTATATTTCAGAATTCAGATATACTTGTCCTAATGACTATATACATCATAAAGTAGTCCAACAGGAAAGTAGTCAGTAAATAGTCTATGTTGAGATTCCAGGAAGAGAAAAGGTTTTCCTAGCGGTAAAGAGACATTTTGAAGAGAACATTAGAGAGGAAATACAGAATTTGCTAGATGGAACCTATTAGCAGGACTTGAAAAATCACTGATGAAAGATAAGATACGCTGTGATGTGTAACACCAGTCCGGGATATTTCATGATGGTGGTTAGTGCCTGATCTAGGAAGATAAAGAATACATCTTTGTTGCATAACCGCTAAaagtaaaattgaaaataaacaCTATCCTGTCCACCTTAATATTCCAGGAAGATATATACACCAGTGGCGACGTATCTAATTGTCATTAACATACTGTCGAGAAGCAAACATTCTTTAGATAAGACCCAAAAAAACATTAAAAGCAGCTCCATGGAATCCAAATGGGAAAACACAAGGTGCTACGAAAAAAGTTATTAGCATGGAtacataaaataaactaaatcgACAGTGTTCTCTGCAGAAGGTAAAAACTGAAGATAATTGAAACACAAGTTAAATTTGTCAAAGGTTAAACCAACTATTGAAAGATGTTACACAGATTGTCCTTAGTCATTTCATCATTTGAAAGTAGCATGTATTTTGCACTCTGCTGTTGGGGGTTTAGATCTTCTAAAGAGAATTTCCATACTTTGTTGTGTCAAAGTTACAGAATACTTTTCAGTAAAATTGATTAACAAATATAGAGTAAACCTTATTTGTGAACTAGTGTTCTGGACAAAGTAATGCGATTTGGATCAAATGGCATATCATTGACAGTTCTGCTAGATACAATGGAAGGAACTAAAATCAAAGCTATTAATTCAAAGATTATTATAGAAAATTAACTTCAAAGGCGATAGCCATTACTAGATAAGAAAAATGCATGGAAAACAATTATGGTAATACAGACATTAGCATGTCCAAATGACACTAAATTCAATTTAACATCGAAGCCAAACTCACAGTTGAATTTCTTCTTTGGTATCTGCCTGTCGTTCAGTGTGTAAATGGAGTTTTTGATGTTTTCAGCATTAAGGCGAGCCTTGTACTACAAAAGCATACTGTAAAGGTGAGAGAGACTCTAGCGAAAATTGACCGGTGACAAAATAGGTAAAGTAGAGAAATTGTAATGGACCTGAATGACAACAATGTAATACTTTGAATTGCTATGATTGCTGCAATCCGCAACACTTGCAGGAGCTTGAGTATTGACCTGAGAAATTCAATAAGAACATAAAAAagttctttaaattttttttttcctcgtaaAGTAGGCTTCCATAAAAGTACAGTGAAACAGAATATTATGTGCACATtctgttaaaaaaagaaaaaaagaggttttttttttttctgtacatTATGTATGATGCAGAAGCTCTTATCATTTGAACAGTTTCGggatatatatttattagagaGATGACAACCAGTAAGGGCGGTTTTGGTTTCCTTGGTGTAGTAGCCACTGTCTATCTGTGAAGGAGCGAATATAAAGCAATTCTTTTGCCCTCATACATACTTTCTAATCAGATTAAATGGTAACTCTGTTTCTATTTAACTGTTTTATTCAACTTCTCTACTTTATTAAGAAAGCATGGCTAGTTTTCTTGTCATTTTGTTCGATAATCGGCAAGTTATCATTTTGATGGCTTTTCTATCTTCTATACTCCTCAAATTACAAATCAGAATATCAACAGCAGATGTTCTACTGCTTACTTTCTTCCTATGTCAACTTCAGCACACATAGTCAGGTTGCATTCTTAGTCATTATTGAAACAAACTCATGCATGTCTACAAAATCAATTTTGACACAAGATTAATAACAGATATATCAAATTGTTTCTACTTCAGGAACAAACACAAATTTCTCTTATGTTCGCATGATACAAATCCTATAAAGAGTAAAAACACCTCCAATCGGAGAGTCGTCATCTCTCCGATTTCTTCTTGAATCATCCATGGCCAAAATCTAATACATAACTCCTATTCCAGCAAACAAAGTTATCTACACGGAGAATTAGAGAGGGATGAATTGTACGAGAGTCAATGATCAGGAGCGTCCAAAATCAAGCCCCAGCTATCTAATACAAGCCTTACGAACACGAGAATTCGACAAGTAGCTAACTTTCTAAAGCTTTAGAGAGTATACGGTAGAGATGGGCAGTAGGTGTTCGATAAAATGCCCAGATGAGAACGATAAGGGGGGGCGTTGCTTACGAGGACGATGCTCTTGCAGAGGTGATCGATCGAGGGGGCGCCCAAGATATCGCGCCTCTCCTCGAGGCTCCGATCGTAGTAATCGGATGGCACGCGCTTGAACGAGAAGTCGCGGACTCCGCCGGCAAATAGAACAGCGCTGAGGCGCGACTCGGTGGAGAagccaccaccgccgccatcgccgccgccgccgccgccgccggtgacggcgccgtcgccggaggagagggagagaggcgAGAGGCGATGGGCGTGGAGGGAGAGCTCGAGATGGGCTATACGTTCGAGGATTCGGGTTTGAAGCGCCTCGAGCTCTCGCAGAGACGAGCCCATGGCGTTCGTGGTGGGCTCTTTCGTTTTGGACTCTACTTTGCTCTCTCTGCATATGTGGAACGTTTGTGGGGGTCGACTTTTGCGTATTAGTCCCTGGATTGTTGGATATTGTGTTCACGTCCCATGTCTGTACTACTTTATCCGCATTTGTTCGTGCTCTCAATAATGcattttatatcaaaaaataaactattaatgaaactaaatttttttaaactgcaGAAAACAGGCATCCAAAGATCTATCAAATTTACTGAAAATTTGAATTGGATATATTGCATTTTACAAACTAAGGTTCTTAATAGAATTTTCACCTATTTACAGCGCAAAACAGTAGTTCACatttactataaaaaaattatcatgaCCTAACCAATTTATAAACAAAAAGCATACAAACTCTGTTCGTAATGAGATtggttatatttttctctctcaaaaagacAATAACAGAGAGAGGTTACAAGAAAAGTTGAAACTGAACAAATCCAATTCGACCCAGATAAATCAGAATCAAAACTAAACCAACAATGTGGAAAATCAAAGTGAAT
This genomic interval from Ananas comosus cultivar F153 linkage group 8, ASM154086v1, whole genome shotgun sequence contains the following:
- the LOC109713707 gene encoding uncharacterized protein LOC109713707 is translated as MGSSLRELEALQTRILERIAHLELSLHAHRLSPLSLSSGDGAVTGGGGGGGDGGGGGFSTESRLSAVLFAGGVRDFSFKRVPSDYYDRSLEERRDILGAPSIDHLCKSIVLVNTQAPASVADCSNHSNSKYYIVVIQYKARLNAENIKNSIYTLNDRQIPKKKFNFRLAPEEESVALTGYVHNAVTCIGMKTNIPVILDEAIAKLEPNFFWLGGGEVDLKLGIRTPQFINAVNPFVVSCS